One part of the Athene noctua chromosome Z, bAthNoc1.hap1.1, whole genome shotgun sequence genome encodes these proteins:
- the LOC141973684 gene encoding acrosin-like: protein MRLLPLLILLALCRPAHGAWDTCGGTCGLRPMASGYGTSRVVGGTDAQPGAWPWIVSIQVPWAAGTGHICGGSLISPQWVLTAAHCFTKARHITMWRVVIGATQLTQLGPEAQVRNIKRLLVHEHYSSVSESNDIALLELDRPVQCSDSVQLACVPDASLRVSQLTTCYVSGWGSTTARSGGSTDVLQEAKVRLINVKLCNSSRWYGGAVHPHNLCAGYPQGGIDTCQGDSGGPLVCKDNNADYFWLVGVTSWGRGCARAKQPGVYTSTQHFYDWILVQMGLRPAATAAPTPRPVVTSTPFQRPRPKPTQAGSFTPCPFARQKLLEFFNLLQELLQVLRGQKAPAAA, encoded by the exons ATGCGTTTGCTCCcactcctcatcctgctggccctgtgccggcctgcgCACGGCGCCTGGGACACCTGTGG agggacctgcgggctccggcccatggcttcCGGCTACGGCACCTCGCGCGTGGTGGGTGGCACAGACGCCcagccaggggcctggccctggatcgtcagcatccaggttccctgggcagcaggcacGGGGCATATATgcggagggtccctcatcagtccacagtgggtcctcacagcagcccactgcttcaccaaggccag gcacatcaccatgtggcgcgtagtgatcggggccacccagctgactcagctgggcccggaggcccaagtgcgcaatattaagcggctgctggttcacgaACACTACAGCAGCGTCTCGGAGAgcaacgacattgcgctgctggaatTGGACCGGCCTGTCCAGTGCAGCGACTCTGTACAGCTTGCCTgtgtgcccgacgcctcgctgcgagTGTCACAGCTGACAACCTGCTACGTCAGCGGTTGGGGGTCCACGACCGCAAGAT ctggaggatCAActgatgtcctgcaggaggccaaggtccgcCTCATCAATGTCaagctctgcaacagcagccgctGGTACGgaggagccgtccacccccacaacctgtgcgccgGCTatccgcagggcggcatcgacacctgccag ggtgacagcggtgggcctcttgTGTGCAAAGATAACAacgctgactacttctggcttgttggagtgaccagctgggggagaggctgtgcaagagcaaaacagcctggagtctacacctccactcagcacttttaCGATTGGATCTTGGTACAGATGGgactgcgcccagcagcaacggctgcTCCAACGCCACGGCCAGTCGTCACCTCGACCCCCTTTCAGAGGCCAAGGCCAAAACCGACGCAAGCGGGCAGCTTTACGCCCTGTCCTTTTGCACGCCAGAAGCTGCTGGAATTCTTTaatctgctgcaggagctcctgcaggtcctaaGGGGGcaaaaggctccagcagcagcatga